The following coding sequences are from one Triticum aestivum cultivar Chinese Spring chromosome 5A, IWGSC CS RefSeq v2.1, whole genome shotgun sequence window:
- the LOC123103582 gene encoding F-box/SPRY domain-containing protein 1 yields the protein MAPPPPPNEADLAAPAALRAPADVISRVFSQLDCVDLLSCSLVCRQWCRDSAELREEWRMEYMDAWKLQGLSVKSDARSPCPTCSIRSLRTWCP from the exons atggcgccgccgccgccaccaaacGAAGCGGACCTCGCCGCGCCGGCCGCGCTGCGGGCGCCGGCGGACGTGATCTCCCGGGTCTTCTCGCAGCTGGACTGCGTCGACCTCCTCAGCTGCTCCCTCGTCTGCAG GCAGTGGTGCCGCGATTCTGCGGAGCTACGGGAAGAGTGGAGGATGGAGTACATGGACGCCTGGAAGCTGCAGGGTCTCAGCGTCAAGTCCGATGCCCGATCGCCGTGCCCAACTTGCTCCATCAGAAGCCTGCGAACCTGGTGCCCTTGA
- the LOC123103581 gene encoding hypersensitive-induced response protein-like protein 2 — translation MGGVLGLVQVDQSTVAIKETFGKFNEVLEPGCHFLPWCIGQRIVGYLSLRVKQLDVRCETKTKDNVFVTVVASVQYRALVDKASDAFYKLSNTKQQIQSYVFDVIRATVPKLELDDAFVQKDDIAKAVEEELEKAMSMYGYEIVQTLIVDIEPDVHVKRAMNEINAASRMRSAANDKAEAEKILQIKRAEGEAESKYLAGVGIARQRQAIVDGLRDSVLAFSENVPGTTAKDIMDMVLVTQYFDTMKEIGASSKSSSVFIPHGPGAVKDVASQIRDGLLQANTL, via the exons ATGGGTGGCGTTTTGGGTTTAGTGCAGGTTGATCAGTCAACTGTTGCTATCAAAGAAACTTTTGGGAAGTTTAATGAGGTCCTGGAGCCTGGTTGCcacttcttgccttggtgcatagGGCAACGGATTGTTGGTTACCTCTCACTGCGTGTGAAACAGCTAGACGTCCGATGTGAAACCAAAACAAAG GATAATGTCTTTGTGACTGTTGTTGCTTCTGTCCAATACCGTGCCCTTGTTGATAAGGCATCTGATGCCTTCTACAAACTGAGCAACACAAAGCAACAAATCCAGTCGTACGTCTTTGATG TTATTAGAGCCACTGTCCCAAAGCTGGAGCTGGACGATGCATTTGTGCAGAAAGATGACATTGCAAAAGCTGTTGAAGAGGAGCTTGAAAAG GCAATGTCTATGTATGGGTATGAGATTGTGCAAACTCTGATAGTTGACATTGAGCCTGATGTGCATGTCAAGAGGGCAATGAATGAGATCAATGCAG CTTCTAGGATGAGGTCGGCAGCCAACGACAAAGCAGAGGCTGAAAAGATTCTCCAGATTAAACGAGCAGAGGGAGAAGCCGAGTCAAAGTACTTGGCTGGTGTGGGCATTGCAAGGCAGCGTCAGGCTATCGTGGATGGTCTGAGAGACAGCGTCCTCGCCTTCTCTGAGAACGTCCCTGGCACCACTGCAAAGGACATCATGGACATGGTTCTGGTTACCCAGTACTTCGACACCATGAAAGAGATTGGGGCCTCGTCCAAGTCTTCTTCGGTGTTCATCCCCCATGGTCCTGGGGCCGTCAAGGATGTGGCATCGCAGATCAGAGATGGGCTCCTTCAGGCCAACACTCTCTAA